From the genome of Gemmatimonas phototrophica, one region includes:
- a CDS encoding outer membrane beta-barrel protein: MTSSFVRTALVASLITALPLAAKAQSTGVGAHLTPYAGYLITGNWYDGPVGTSIATTNAPMVGAQGAIPLTKGIALVGNLAYASGDLRIGLPLLGGVNVGSAKTWMYDVGLELGGLVGRSTGIAPFVQGGIGGMTNDIKASVFETRASNVAYSAGVGVDIGFSEGLALRVQAKDWISRFNSEDAIGFRAEGNLAHNWALTAGVKLRF, translated from the coding sequence ATGACGTCCTCGTTTGTTCGTACCGCCCTCGTGGCTTCCCTGATTACGGCGCTCCCCCTGGCTGCCAAAGCGCAGAGTACCGGGGTTGGTGCCCACCTCACCCCGTACGCGGGCTACCTCATTACCGGCAACTGGTACGACGGTCCCGTGGGAACCAGTATTGCCACGACCAATGCGCCCATGGTTGGCGCCCAAGGGGCCATTCCGCTCACCAAGGGGATCGCGCTGGTGGGGAACCTCGCCTATGCGTCCGGCGATCTGCGCATAGGGTTGCCGTTGCTGGGTGGTGTCAACGTGGGGTCGGCCAAAACGTGGATGTACGACGTTGGGCTCGAACTTGGCGGCCTGGTCGGACGTTCAACTGGTATTGCCCCGTTCGTGCAGGGGGGGATTGGCGGGATGACCAACGACATCAAGGCCAGCGTCTTTGAGACCCGGGCCTCGAACGTTGCGTACTCTGCCGGGGTAGGGGTGGATATCGGATTCTCCGAAGGGTTGGCGCTCCGGGTGCAGGCCAAGGACTGGATCAGCCGCTTCAATTCGGAAGACGCAATAGGCTTCCGGGCCGAGGGGAATCTGGCGCACAACTGGGCGCTGACGGCGGGTGTGAAGCTGCGCTTCTAG
- a CDS encoding TerC family protein, translating to MFDWLNNPQAWISLLTLSVLEIVLGIDNIIFISILSGKLKPEEQAKARSFGLAGAFISRVLLLLSITWVMQLTRPLFAVLSHDISGRDLILLIGGLFLIGKATMEIHHKLEGPDEEMEQAAKAGRSLWTTVAQIAVLDIVFSLDSVITAVGMADDVSIMILANVVALLVMLGSASSISDFVDRHPTIKMLALSFLVLIGTNLVAEGMGQHIPKGYTYAAMAFSVVVEMLNIRVRKKQGSA from the coding sequence ATGTTTGACTGGCTGAACAACCCGCAGGCGTGGATTTCCCTGCTCACCTTGTCCGTGCTCGAGATTGTTCTCGGCATCGACAACATCATCTTCATTTCCATTTTGTCGGGGAAGCTCAAGCCGGAGGAGCAGGCCAAGGCCCGCTCTTTTGGGCTCGCCGGCGCGTTCATCAGTCGCGTCCTGTTACTGCTGTCCATCACCTGGGTCATGCAGCTGACGCGCCCGCTGTTCGCGGTGCTTTCGCACGACATCTCCGGGCGTGATCTCATTCTCCTCATTGGCGGCCTGTTTCTCATTGGCAAAGCCACCATGGAGATTCATCACAAGCTCGAAGGTCCCGACGAAGAAATGGAGCAGGCCGCCAAAGCCGGCCGGTCACTCTGGACCACCGTGGCGCAGATCGCCGTGCTCGATATCGTGTTTTCGCTGGACTCCGTCATCACGGCCGTTGGAATGGCGGACGACGTCTCCATCATGATTCTGGCCAATGTGGTGGCGCTCCTCGTCATGCTGGGCTCGGCGTCGTCGATCAGCGATTTTGTGGATCGTCACCCCACCATCAAGATGCTGGCGCTGTCGTTTCTCGTGCTCATCGGTACCAATCTCGTGGCCGAAGGCATGGGACAGCACATCCCGAAGGGCTACACCTACGCCGCCATGGCGTTTTCCGTGGTGGTGGAAATGCTCAACATTCGCGTGCGCAAGAAACAAGGAAGCGCCTGA
- the queC gene encoding 7-cyano-7-deazaguanine synthase QueC: protein MTGEPNTSPAGFPATSKPAVVLLSGGLDSTTVLAVAKRDGYTPFAMTFRYGQRHSVEIDAARRVAQAMGVAKHVVVDIDLRQWGGSALTADVDVPKDRDVDHAVDEIPVTYVPARNTIFMSFALAWAEVLGADAIFIGVNALDYSGYPDCRPEYVAAFETMANLATAAGVQGTHRLRIHAPLQHLTKAQIVALGHDLGVDYSITTSCYDPAPDGTACGHCDACQLRLRGFAEAGARDPIAYAD, encoded by the coding sequence ATGACCGGTGAACCGAACACCTCCCCGGCCGGGTTTCCGGCCACGAGCAAGCCAGCCGTCGTGTTGTTGTCTGGCGGTCTGGATTCCACGACCGTGTTGGCGGTGGCCAAGCGGGATGGATACACACCGTTTGCCATGACCTTCCGGTATGGTCAGCGCCATTCGGTGGAAATCGATGCCGCCCGGCGTGTCGCCCAGGCAATGGGAGTGGCCAAGCACGTCGTGGTCGATATCGATTTGCGCCAATGGGGCGGCTCGGCGCTCACCGCCGACGTGGACGTGCCGAAAGACCGCGATGTGGACCACGCGGTGGACGAGATTCCGGTCACCTATGTCCCGGCGCGCAACACGATCTTCATGTCGTTTGCACTGGCGTGGGCGGAAGTGCTGGGGGCGGACGCCATTTTCATTGGGGTGAACGCCCTGGACTATTCGGGCTATCCCGATTGCCGTCCGGAATACGTGGCGGCCTTTGAGACGATGGCGAATCTGGCGACGGCCGCCGGGGTGCAAGGCACCCACCGGCTGCGTATTCACGCCCCACTCCAGCACCTCACGAAGGCGCAGATTGTCGCGCTGGGTCACGACCTGGGAGTGGACTACAGCATTACCACCAGCTGTTATGATCCGGCGCCAGACGGCACCGCCTGCGGGCACTGTGATGCCTGCCAGTTGCGGTTACGCGGCTTTGCCGAAGCCGGTGCGCGTGACCCCATTGCCTACGCGGACTGA